One part of the Thermodesulfovibrio sp. 3462-1 genome encodes these proteins:
- a CDS encoding phenylacetate--CoA ligase, which produces MIWNKEMECMSEEELRALQLERLKQTIKRAYEKVPYYRKKFDEVGLKPEDIKTLDDIKNIPFTSKADLREVYPFGMFAASLSEIVEIHMSSGTTGKPVVAGYTRNDIEVWAEVMARCLTMAGATKDDIIQNCYGYGLFTGGFGVHYGAQKIGAMIVPASAGNTRRQIEIMRDFGSTILTCTPSYALYMAEVAEEMGVEPRTLKLKAGCFGAEMWTEQMRKEIEKRFNINALNIYGLTEIIGPGVAHECIEKKGLHVFEDHFYVEIIDPDTGDTLPDGKRGELVLTTLTREGMPMLRFRTRDITSIIREKCACGRTFAKIERIRGRTDDMIKVRGVMIFPYQIERAILEVQGIEPHYQIVVTRPQHLDEIEVMVEMSKETFSDEVKHIENLRKKLEKRIEETIGIRVKVSLVEPKSLPRSEGKAKRVIDKRTLID; this is translated from the coding sequence ATGATATGGAATAAAGAAATGGAATGCATGTCAGAAGAAGAACTCAGAGCATTACAACTTGAGCGGTTAAAACAAACAATTAAGAGGGCATATGAAAAAGTTCCTTACTACAGAAAAAAATTTGATGAAGTAGGACTTAAGCCAGAAGACATAAAAACTCTTGATGATATTAAAAACATTCCATTTACATCAAAGGCAGACTTAAGAGAGGTTTATCCCTTTGGAATGTTTGCTGCTTCATTGAGTGAAATTGTTGAGATTCACATGTCCAGTGGAACAACTGGAAAACCTGTTGTGGCAGGATATACACGCAATGACATTGAAGTATGGGCTGAAGTAATGGCAAGATGCCTTACAATGGCTGGAGCCACAAAAGATGATATTATTCAGAACTGTTATGGATATGGTCTTTTTACTGGTGGATTTGGAGTTCACTATGGAGCTCAAAAAATCGGAGCAATGATTGTGCCAGCAAGTGCTGGAAATACAAGAAGACAGATTGAAATAATGAGAGATTTTGGCTCAACGATTCTTACATGTACACCCTCTTATGCTCTTTATATGGCTGAAGTAGCAGAGGAGATGGGAGTTGAACCGAGAACTCTTAAGCTCAAGGCAGGATGTTTTGGTGCTGAAATGTGGACCGAGCAGATGAGAAAAGAGATTGAGAAGAGATTTAACATAAACGCGCTTAATATTTATGGATTAACTGAAATAATCGGACCAGGCGTTGCCCATGAATGTATTGAGAAAAAAGGATTGCATGTTTTTGAAGATCATTTTTATGTGGAAATAATTGATCCTGACACAGGTGATACTTTGCCTGATGGAAAAAGAGGAGAACTTGTCCTTACAACCCTTACCCGGGAAGGAATGCCCATGTTAAGATTTAGAACAAGAGATATAACTTCAATCATTCGGGAAAAATGCGCCTGTGGAAGAACTTTTGCAAAAATTGAAAGAATTCGTGGAAGAACTGATGACATGATAAAAGTAAGAGGGGTTATGATATTCCCATATCAAATTGAAAGAGCTATTCTGGAAGTTCAAGGAATTGAACCCCATTATCAGATTGTTGTTACAAGACCTCAGCATCTTGACGAGATAGAAGTAATGGTGGAGATGTCAAAGGAAACTTTTTCTGATGAAGTAAAACACATTGAGAATCTCAGGAAAAAGCTTGAAAAAAGAATTGAAGAAACCATTGGCATAAGAGTAAAAGTTAGCCTTGTTGAACCAAAAAGTCTGCCAAGAAGCGAAGGAAAAGCAAAAAGAGTTATTGATAAAAGAACATTAATAGATTAG
- a CDS encoding ACT domain-containing protein translates to MDKIYIISVFAENKPGRLERITKVLAEANINILAFSITSTNGFGIIKFMVDRCKEAFQLLKEKGFTVSLNEAIGIEMKDQPGGLHEVVKILSSKGINIESAAVYVAETRKKAYLIVEVENTQKAMEALKSENLNFLKPIE, encoded by the coding sequence ATGGATAAAATTTACATAATTTCAGTATTTGCTGAGAACAAACCTGGAAGACTTGAAAGAATTACAAAAGTTCTTGCAGAAGCAAACATAAATATTCTCGCTTTTTCCATTACAAGCACCAATGGATTTGGAATAATAAAGTTTATGGTTGACAGATGTAAAGAAGCCTTCCAACTGTTAAAAGAAAAAGGATTTACGGTGTCGCTCAATGAAGCGATTGGAATTGAAATGAAGGATCAACCTGGTGGACTTCATGAAGTTGTTAAAATTTTATCTTCAAAGGGCATAAATATTGAAAGTGCTGCTGTTTATGTTGCTGAAACAAGAAAAAAAGCTTACTTAATTGTTGAAGTAGAAAACACTCAAAAGGCTATGGAAGCTCTTAAAAGTGAAAATCTTAATTTTTTAAAACCTATTGAATGA
- a CDS encoding phenylacetate--CoA ligase, translated as MPFWNKELETLPRQKLEKLQFARLKRVLTRVYQKVPHYRKKFQDAGVNPSKLKSLEDIKCFPFTTKEDLFVDYPYGLLTVTPEKVIRLHTSSGTTGKPKAIFFSKKDINNSAELIARCLVMTGATKGDILQNSMTYGLFTGAFVMHYGAEKVGILVIPAGPGNTERQINLMKDFGTTILHITPSYALYVASVLYEKGIDPRKELKLKRAYLGAEPYSEETRKKIENMLGIDIYNCYGLTEMNGPGVGFECPYKEGLHIWEDNFLMEIINPETGAPLPDGEIGELVLTTLNREAMPLIRYRTRDLTRIISEPCKCGRTHRRISRILGRSDDMFIVKGVNIFPQQIEQVLMGIKGVAQNYQIVLESYDEMIVKVEIDRELFDGKIEKLIKLKEEIVEKIRSATMVKPKVELLEPGTLPVSEGKAKRVIDKRTI; from the coding sequence ATGCCATTCTGGAACAAAGAATTAGAAACATTGCCGAGGCAAAAACTTGAGAAGCTACAGTTTGCAAGATTAAAAAGGGTTCTCACAAGAGTTTATCAAAAAGTCCCTCACTACAGAAAGAAATTTCAGGATGCAGGAGTAAATCCTTCAAAGCTTAAATCTCTTGAAGATATAAAATGTTTTCCCTTTACAACGAAGGAGGACCTTTTTGTTGATTATCCTTATGGACTTCTTACCGTTACTCCTGAAAAGGTAATCAGACTTCATACATCAAGTGGAACAACTGGAAAACCCAAGGCAATATTTTTTTCAAAAAAAGATATAAATAACTCAGCAGAGCTAATTGCTCGTTGTCTTGTTATGACAGGTGCTACAAAGGGGGATATTTTACAAAACAGTATGACCTATGGACTCTTTACTGGAGCTTTTGTAATGCATTATGGAGCTGAAAAAGTGGGGATTCTTGTAATTCCTGCTGGACCTGGAAATACTGAAAGGCAGATTAATTTAATGAAAGATTTTGGAACAACCATACTTCACATTACTCCAAGTTATGCTCTTTATGTTGCCTCTGTGCTTTATGAAAAAGGAATTGATCCAAGAAAGGAACTAAAACTTAAGAGAGCCTATCTTGGTGCAGAACCGTACTCTGAAGAGACAAGAAAAAAAATTGAAAATATGCTTGGCATAGATATTTATAACTGTTATGGACTTACAGAGATGAATGGTCCTGGAGTTGGATTTGAATGCCCATACAAAGAGGGACTTCATATATGGGAAGACAATTTTCTTATGGAGATCATCAATCCTGAAACAGGCGCCCCTTTACCTGATGGTGAGATTGGTGAACTCGTTTTAACAACCCTTAACAGGGAAGCAATGCCTCTTATAAGATATAGAACAAGGGATTTAACAAGAATTATTTCAGAACCATGCAAATGTGGTAGAACTCATAGAAGAATTTCAAGAATTCTTGGCAGATCTGATGACATGTTCATAGTTAAAGGAGTCAATATCTTTCCGCAGCAGATTGAGCAGGTGCTTATGGGAATTAAGGGTGTTGCCCAAAATTATCAAATTGTTCTTGAGTCTTATGATGAAATGATTGTCAAGGTGGAGATTGACAGAGAGCTTTTTGACGGAAAAATTGAGAAATTAATTAAATTAAAAGAGGAAATCGTAGAGAAAATCAGGTCTGCTACGATGGTAAAGCCAAAAGTAGAACTTCTTGAACCAGGGACACTACCTGTCAGTGAAGGAAAAGCAAAAAGAGTTATTGATAAAAGAACAATTTAG
- a CDS encoding indolepyruvate oxidoreductase subunit beta has product MSTTNIILSGTGGQGIILSSRIIAQVAFQSGYDVKESEIHGMAQRGGSVISHIRFGDKVFSPQIPSGKAHIIVALEELEALRYLRFLKKNGIVILNKKKILPAMAEEKDYPQDVESLLNQKGFVVIPVQADKIAKQLGNAKVENSVILGILSTLLSFKEETWHDVISKAVPPNTIDLNIKAFNEGRRLIKENAILEQRIRNIAEAKT; this is encoded by the coding sequence ATGTCTACAACCAACATAATTTTATCTGGAACCGGCGGGCAGGGAATTATTCTATCAAGCAGAATTATTGCCCAGGTTGCTTTTCAGAGTGGATATGATGTTAAAGAAAGTGAAATTCATGGAATGGCTCAAAGAGGTGGAAGTGTTATAAGTCATATAAGATTTGGAGATAAAGTTTTCTCTCCACAGATTCCCTCTGGTAAAGCTCATATAATAGTAGCACTGGAAGAACTTGAAGCATTAAGATATTTACGATTTCTTAAAAAAAATGGGATTGTAATTTTAAATAAGAAAAAAATTCTTCCAGCAATGGCTGAAGAAAAAGACTATCCTCAGGATGTGGAGAGTCTCCTTAATCAAAAAGGCTTTGTTGTCATTCCAGTGCAAGCAGACAAAATTGCAAAACAACTGGGAAATGCCAAAGTAGAAAACTCTGTAATACTTGGGATTCTCTCAACTTTGCTATCTTTTAAGGAAGAAACATGGCATGATGTGATTTCAAAGGCAGTTCCACCAAACACAATTGATCTTAATATAAAAGCATTCAATGAAGGCAGGAGGTTAATAAAAGAAAATGCCATTCTGGAACAAAGAATTAGAAACATTGCCGAGGCAAAAACTTGA
- the lptE gene encoding LPS assembly lipoprotein LptE, giving the protein MNIAEKRKILNIFTFLLIFSLILQSCGYRIYTKADLPFQELYFRNVENLTLEPGLQDKMRKIAYQTLIDNGFTLTSSASRVLDIQIKNYRLITLSEIGLNTVEYQIVMEVKAILYDEKGNKIKEFTPSSPFTTFFRTTRDLPNVIANKELAIDSLIRDICDDMVRKLIFDKEEKHEE; this is encoded by the coding sequence ATGAACATTGCAGAAAAACGAAAGATTTTAAACATTTTTACTTTCCTATTGATTTTTAGCCTCATTCTGCAGAGCTGTGGATACAGGATTTATACAAAGGCTGATTTGCCTTTTCAGGAGCTTTACTTTAGAAATGTTGAAAATCTTACTCTTGAACCAGGACTTCAGGATAAAATGAGAAAAATTGCCTATCAAACACTTATTGACAACGGCTTTACTCTTACATCATCTGCCAGCAGAGTGCTTGACATTCAAATAAAAAATTATCGCCTGATTACTCTTTCGGAAATTGGACTTAATACTGTGGAGTATCAGATCGTTATGGAAGTTAAGGCAATTCTTTATGATGAAAAAGGGAATAAAATAAAAGAGTTCACACCATCTTCACCTTTTACAACATTTTTTAGAACTACAAGGGACTTACCAAATGTAATTGCTAATAAAGAGCTTGCTATAGATTCTTTAATAAGGGACATATGCGATGACATGGTAAGAAAGCTTATTTTTGATAAAGAAGAAAAACATGAAGAATGA
- the holA gene encoding DNA polymerase III subunit delta has product MRDSLLEIQKFEQEIKKGLLKYLYFCYAQEQFFLFEAGSLIRRNFDSISIEIYDSPEEVDTNSFASISLFTPKRILLVYNFEKIKKTEKRVEWLNKIKVRSNTYVNLIVLCNASYKDISEEVNFVKKAADGSSDKERFSAAVYNFDIYERELPAWITYKASQFGISLKPDAVYYLIDITGGQPGLISSEIEKISLLTEKSHIGLFDIKDILTELGEFTPFDLVDAIKKKDRQRAFKLLDKLQNTEPDMILGALNWYYNNKNDLDEKVYSLLYRANLSLRQARSLSLDMLVYELMKD; this is encoded by the coding sequence ATGAGAGATTCCTTACTTGAAATACAGAAATTTGAACAGGAAATAAAAAAGGGACTCCTGAAATACCTTTATTTTTGCTATGCTCAGGAACAATTTTTTCTTTTTGAAGCAGGAAGTCTCATTCGTAGAAACTTTGATTCAATTTCCATTGAAATATATGATTCACCAGAAGAAGTTGATACAAATTCATTTGCATCTATTTCTTTATTTACTCCAAAAAGAATACTGCTCGTATACAATTTTGAAAAAATAAAAAAAACTGAAAAAAGAGTTGAATGGTTGAATAAGATTAAAGTAAGGAGTAATACATATGTTAATCTCATCGTTCTGTGCAATGCTTCATACAAAGATATTTCTGAAGAGGTCAATTTTGTAAAAAAAGCTGCTGATGGTAGCAGTGACAAAGAGAGATTTAGTGCTGCTGTTTATAATTTTGATATTTATGAAAGAGAGCTTCCTGCATGGATAACTTACAAGGCATCACAATTTGGAATCTCTCTCAAACCAGATGCGGTCTATTATTTAATTGATATTACCGGTGGACAGCCGGGTTTGATTTCTTCTGAGATTGAAAAAATATCGCTTCTTACAGAGAAATCTCATATAGGACTTTTTGACATCAAGGATATTCTAACAGAGCTTGGAGAGTTTACACCCTTTGACCTTGTTGATGCTATAAAGAAAAAGGACAGACAAAGAGCATTCAAACTTCTTGATAAACTTCAAAATACTGAACCAGACATGATTCTTGGAGCATTGAACTGGTATTATAACAATAAAAACGATTTAGATGAAAAAGTCTACTCACTTCTTTACAGAGCAAATCTTTCATTAAGACAGGCTCGTAGCTTAAGCCTTGATATGCTTGTCTATGAGTTGATGAAGGATTAG
- a CDS encoding amidohydrolase family protein yields MFIVRAQYLITMNKKDEVIENGAVVVEDGRIKDIAEFTEILKKYKDPSIPIYGNSHSALMPGFINTHTHAAMVLFRGIADDLPLKQWLTEHIWPREAKFLSHEFVYDGTLLASLEMLKSGTTTFNDMYFFTESVADAAKKLGIRAVIGQGVLDFPTASGNGADDYLKKAKEFIEKYGSDELIIPAVAPHAIYTCSRETLIKSKEFALKNRVPIHIHLSETFHEVEECIKEHGKRPVKYLDEIGFLEGRIIAAHSVWLDDEEMEIMAERGIGVSHCIESNLKLSSGVAPVARMIKKGVKVSMGTDGAASNNNLDLLEEIAIAAKVQKGITADPTVLDVKTSMKMLTVWAAESLGIENETGSIEIGKKADMILINLRKPHLQPVYDIYSTIIYSAKASDIEDVFVNGVPVIINGRHQFVDEDEIIDKALWWAERIKSS; encoded by the coding sequence ATGTTTATAGTTCGTGCACAATACTTGATTACGATGAATAAAAAAGATGAAGTAATTGAAAACGGAGCAGTGGTTGTTGAAGATGGAAGAATTAAGGATATTGCAGAGTTCACAGAGATATTAAAAAAATATAAAGACCCTTCAATTCCCATATATGGCAACTCTCATTCAGCCTTGATGCCTGGGTTTATAAACACCCATACACATGCTGCAATGGTCTTATTCAGAGGCATTGCCGATGACCTGCCTCTTAAACAGTGGCTTACTGAGCATATATGGCCCAGAGAGGCAAAATTCTTAAGCCATGAATTTGTTTATGATGGAACCTTGCTTGCCTCATTGGAGATGCTTAAAAGCGGAACAACAACATTTAATGACATGTATTTTTTCACTGAATCCGTTGCAGATGCAGCAAAAAAACTCGGGATAAGGGCAGTCATTGGACAGGGGGTTCTTGATTTCCCCACTGCATCAGGAAATGGAGCTGATGACTATCTTAAAAAAGCTAAAGAATTCATTGAAAAATACGGAAGCGACGAACTCATTATTCCTGCTGTGGCACCTCATGCCATTTATACATGTAGCAGGGAAACGCTTATTAAATCAAAAGAGTTTGCATTGAAAAACAGAGTTCCCATTCATATCCATCTCAGTGAAACATTTCATGAAGTTGAGGAATGCATTAAAGAGCATGGTAAAAGACCTGTTAAATATCTTGATGAAATAGGCTTTCTTGAAGGGAGAATAATCGCTGCACATTCAGTATGGCTTGATGATGAAGAAATGGAGATTATGGCTGAAAGAGGCATCGGAGTTTCCCATTGCATTGAAAGCAATCTCAAGCTTTCAAGTGGGGTTGCGCCTGTAGCAAGAATGATCAAAAAAGGTGTAAAAGTAAGCATGGGAACAGATGGTGCAGCAAGCAACAACAACCTTGACCTTCTTGAAGAGATTGCAATTGCAGCAAAGGTTCAAAAGGGAATTACAGCAGATCCAACCGTGCTTGATGTAAAAACCTCCATGAAAATGCTTACAGTATGGGCAGCAGAATCCCTTGGGATTGAAAATGAAACAGGAAGTATAGAAATAGGTAAAAAAGCTGACATGATTTTAATAAATCTAAGAAAGCCCCATCTACAGCCTGTTTATGATATATACTCAACAATAATCTATTCTGCAAAGGCATCTGACATTGAAGATGTTTTTGTTAATGGTGTTCCTGTGATAATCAATGGCAGGCATCAGTTTGTTGATGAAGATGAGATAATTGATAAAGCACTGTGGTGGGCTGAAAGAATAAAATCCTCCTAA
- a CDS encoding UbiA-like polyprenyltransferase, with protein sequence MSILNKAVLYLRMIKIEHSVFALPFAFAGALLSAGGIPQVEKILWITVAMVTARASAFGFNRIIDRKIDALNPRTAQREIPTGKIKLWEAALFTVLCLIIFVYSAWMLNPLCFKLSPLAIFILFIYSYTKRFTWACHFVLGLALALAPLGAWIAVRGSFNWEIIPMVLTVVFWLAGFDTLYAMWDVDFDKKYGIYSIPKVFGVKKAIYLARLFHFIAWSFLVLTGFIFKLNMFYWLGMAVVAYLFINEHRLVKPHDLSKLNIAFFNMNGYISVTVFIFTAMAVLIKL encoded by the coding sequence ATGTCCATATTGAATAAGGCTGTTCTTTATCTTAGAATGATTAAAATTGAACACAGTGTTTTTGCCCTTCCCTTTGCTTTTGCAGGAGCATTGCTTTCAGCTGGAGGAATTCCTCAGGTTGAAAAGATACTCTGGATTACTGTTGCAATGGTTACTGCACGAGCCAGTGCTTTTGGATTTAACAGAATAATTGACAGGAAAATAGATGCTCTTAATCCCAGAACTGCTCAGAGAGAGATTCCCACAGGAAAAATCAAACTATGGGAAGCAGCATTGTTCACTGTGCTTTGCCTCATAATATTTGTTTATTCAGCATGGATGTTAAATCCCCTTTGTTTTAAACTTTCTCCTTTGGCTATTTTTATACTTTTTATATATTCATATACAAAGAGGTTTACATGGGCATGCCATTTTGTGCTTGGATTAGCTCTTGCCCTTGCACCACTTGGAGCATGGATTGCTGTTAGGGGAAGTTTTAACTGGGAGATAATTCCAATGGTTTTGACAGTTGTTTTCTGGCTTGCTGGCTTTGATACTCTTTATGCAATGTGGGATGTGGATTTTGATAAAAAATACGGCATCTATTCTATTCCAAAAGTCTTTGGAGTAAAAAAAGCAATATACCTTGCAAGGCTTTTTCATTTTATTGCATGGAGCTTTCTTGTTTTAACAGGTTTTATTTTCAAGTTAAACATGTTTTACTGGCTTGGAATGGCAGTGGTTGCCTATTTATTCATAAATGAACACAGACTTGTAAAACCCCATGACCTTTCAAAGCTTAATATTGCTTTCTTTAATATGAATGGATATATAAGTGTAACCGTATTCATATTTACTGCAATGGCTGTATTGATAAAGCTTTAG
- a CDS encoding glycoside hydrolase family 57 protein, which yields MSISLAILWHMHQPYYHDTLKNKFMLPWVRLHATKDYLDMLLILKNFPQVKVSFNLVPSLLKQLKEYEAGITDIFFEYSLIPAEELNEEQKAFIIENFFLANWKTMVEPFPRYKELLEKRGKIYGDPLKLSKKFTSQELRDLQTLFNLVWIDPLHRQQDLFLKELQKKGANFSEEEKKLLLEKHLELIKQIIPAYKEMALSGQIELTVSPFYHPILPLIYDNYKAKECMPLVKLPQYNFQAPEDAEAQINKAVVYFEELFGFKPQGMWPSEGAVSEEIIRLISKAGIKWTATDEEILAKSINENLRTGDKLINPSILYQPYEFEEVKIFFRDRVLSDLIGFVYSNWEPQKAVNDFLKRIRNSTNSGVVSVILDGENAWEYYENDGEEFLKKLYESLQKSKDIKTVTFSEYIQENPVTKKLKKIFPGSWIGANFSIWIGHEEDNLAWDYLYKVRKDLVSFQKENPDKNLSEAWEQIYISEGSDWNWWYGDEHYTETKDVFDEIYRHNLISVYLKTGKEPPAFLYVPISKKIREIKPEVEPKGFIYPKIDGKVTGYFEWLEAGRFNLQRIGGSMHKSESLFSYFYYGFNRQSLFLRLDPKFSIKDYTDMTIQIQIIEPKRIKIIYETMVNQLAKIFIQENETWIKKDEIDSVAFDEILEIELPFNVIEIKQEENICIFIEILKNSYLIDRAPIVGFIKIHVPPPDFDKLMWF from the coding sequence ATGAGCATTAGTTTAGCAATTCTATGGCATATGCATCAACCCTACTACCATGATACACTGAAAAATAAATTTATGCTTCCATGGGTAAGGCTTCATGCAACAAAAGACTATCTTGATATGCTTCTTATTTTAAAAAATTTTCCTCAGGTGAAAGTATCTTTTAATCTTGTTCCTTCTCTTTTAAAGCAACTTAAAGAGTATGAAGCAGGAATTACTGATATTTTTTTTGAATACTCGCTTATTCCTGCAGAAGAACTTAATGAAGAACAAAAAGCCTTTATTATTGAAAACTTTTTTCTCGCAAACTGGAAAACAATGGTTGAGCCCTTTCCAAGATACAAAGAATTACTTGAAAAAAGAGGAAAAATTTATGGAGATCCATTAAAACTTTCAAAAAAATTTACATCTCAGGAACTTAGAGATCTTCAAACTCTTTTTAATCTTGTCTGGATAGATCCTTTGCATAGACAGCAAGATTTGTTTTTAAAAGAATTACAGAAAAAGGGAGCTAATTTCTCAGAAGAAGAAAAAAAACTTCTTCTTGAAAAACATCTTGAACTTATAAAACAAATTATTCCTGCCTATAAAGAAATGGCTCTTTCAGGACAGATTGAGCTGACAGTTTCTCCTTTTTATCATCCTATACTTCCTCTTATTTATGATAATTATAAAGCAAAGGAATGTATGCCTCTGGTCAAACTTCCTCAATACAATTTTCAAGCCCCAGAAGACGCAGAAGCCCAAATAAATAAAGCTGTTGTTTATTTTGAAGAACTCTTTGGTTTTAAACCTCAGGGAATGTGGCCATCTGAAGGCGCTGTAAGTGAGGAAATCATAAGACTAATTTCAAAGGCAGGAATTAAATGGACAGCAACAGATGAAGAAATTCTGGCTAAATCAATAAATGAAAATTTAAGAACTGGCGATAAATTGATAAATCCCTCAATTTTATATCAACCCTATGAGTTTGAGGAAGTAAAAATTTTTTTCAGAGATAGGGTACTTTCAGATTTGATAGGATTTGTCTATTCAAACTGGGAACCTCAAAAAGCAGTAAATGATTTTTTAAAAAGAATTCGTAATTCAACAAACTCTGGAGTAGTTTCTGTTATTCTTGATGGAGAAAATGCATGGGAGTATTATGAAAATGATGGAGAAGAATTTCTTAAAAAATTGTATGAAAGTCTGCAAAAAAGCAAAGATATAAAAACCGTAACATTTTCAGAGTATATTCAAGAAAATCCCGTGACAAAAAAATTAAAGAAAATCTTTCCAGGTTCATGGATTGGAGCTAACTTTTCAATATGGATTGGGCATGAAGAAGACAATCTCGCCTGGGATTACCTTTATAAAGTAAGAAAGGATTTGGTTTCTTTCCAAAAAGAAAATCCAGATAAAAATCTCTCTGAAGCATGGGAACAAATATATATCTCTGAAGGAAGTGACTGGAACTGGTGGTATGGAGATGAACACTATACAGAAACAAAGGATGTTTTTGATGAAATCTACAGACATAATCTAATAAGTGTGTATCTGAAAACTGGAAAAGAGCCACCAGCATTTCTCTATGTTCCAATCAGCAAGAAAATACGAGAAATTAAACCAGAAGTTGAGCCAAAAGGTTTTATATACCCAAAAATTGATGGAAAAGTAACAGGATATTTTGAATGGCTTGAAGCGGGAAGATTCAATCTTCAAAGAATCGGTGGAAGTATGCACAAATCAGAAAGTCTTTTTTCATATTTTTATTATGGATTCAATAGACAGAGTCTTTTTCTCAGGTTGGATCCAAAATTTTCAATAAAAGACTATACAGACATGACAATACAAATTCAGATCATTGAACCAAAAAGAATAAAAATAATTTATGAGACAATGGTCAATCAATTAGCTAAAATTTTTATTCAAGAAAATGAAACATGGATAAAAAAGGATGAAATAGACAGTGTAGCTTTTGATGAAATATTAGAAATTGAATTGCCATTTAATGTTATAGAAATAAAACAAGAAGAAAACATTTGTATTTTTATAGAAATTTTGAAAAATAGTTATTTAATCGATCGTGCCCCAATTGTTGGCTTTATAAAAATTCATGTTCCCCCACCAGATTTTGATAAATTAATGTGGTTTTAA
- a CDS encoding septum formation initiator family protein — protein sequence MKRHSLKEQLLKEKKRNERVFLFLFLLITLFLAYSFLFGDMGYLKYLELKKNEQKLIKEITQISMENNTLKNEIELLKKDPSYMEKYAREKFGVVKPGEMVFQFQKEEK from the coding sequence ATGAAAAGGCATTCTCTCAAGGAACAACTTTTAAAAGAAAAAAAAAGAAATGAAAGAGTGTTTTTATTTTTGTTTCTTCTGATTACTCTGTTTCTTGCTTATAGTTTTTTATTTGGAGATATGGGTTATTTAAAGTACCTTGAGTTGAAAAAAAATGAACAAAAACTTATTAAAGAAATTACCCAGATTTCAATGGAAAATAACACCCTAAAAAATGAGATAGAACTATTAAAAAAAGACCCTTCTTACATGGAAAAATATGCCAGAGAAAAATTCGGAGTTGTTAAACCAGGAGAAATGGTTTTCCAATTTCAAAAAGAAGAAAAATGA